The genomic window TAATAATACCTGAACACGATCTCTATTCTCTAAATATTTGCTAATAAGACAAAAAGGAGATAAATATTTGCTGAATCACCACTTAGAGGAACATTTGCTTTGATCGATCGTGTTTCTCGCAGTTTCGTATCAAGAGACGTAGCCCGTGACTAAGTCCATCAGATGTACAAGAGGGAGGCATTGCAGCAAACCGGGGTGGTAAGACAGGTGTGCGTTGGTTAACGATGTACCTTTCCCCGTTCTTACTTATAGTCCTTTGTGGCAATGCTGTCGACACGACTACAATGGGGAATACTACATTATTATTACAAgatttgtttcaaaattattcCATAGACCTCCGACCGGTAGAGGACCAATCAAAAGCCGTTACTGTGAACATCAACATGGATGTCATCTCCATTAACGATTTTGACGAAGTAGCAGGAACAATATCGATAaatgtcatcttgtatatttCCTGGAATGACGAAAGTTTGGTATGGAATTCTAGTTCGTATGGAAGTACAACGTCGGTAACGTTCCATCAGAACAAAATATGGCTACCGGAAATGTTTTTATGTAACCCGGCAGATTCATTTCTTCCAATTAgtaataaacatttcaaagtCTTGGTAACTTCAAACGGTGATGTGACATGGATACCCGGTGCTCTGCTGATGGCAACGTGTTCGCCAGATGTTTACAAATACCCATTCGACCAACAAACGTGTTCATTCCAACTGAGCCCGTGGGGATACTCGAATCAACAGGTGAAGCTCAAGATACCTTCTTCTACTCTTCTGTTTACTTATTTTAATATGAATAGTGAATGGGATGTGAAAGCGTCACATACAGTACTTTGGTCGGGATCATTTGATATGGCGCATTTCTATATAACTCTCGAGAGGCGTCATATGAATTTCCTGGTGAGTGTTGTCATGCCTGTCATCATGTTGGCCCTTGTGAACCCATTCGTTTTTATTCTGCCATTTAACTCGGGAGAAAGGGCTTCGTATAGTATCACAGTGTTACTGGCCTTTACTGTGTATATGACGGTGGTGAGTGACAGGATGCCTGCTTCATCACAACCAATGTCTTACATTTCCTATTATCTACTCTCATTGGTTGGCATCAGTGTTACCATAGTAACGgtgaatatatttcaaataagaATATACAGTAAAAACGATGACGATGAACCAGTTCCTGAATGGATAAAGAAAGTGTACTTCTACACTCAAAACGTGTTTAGAGGCAAAAAAGTAAACACAAGCGAACAACTAGACAGGCCTGCTGGAACCGACAGTAAACCATACAATTGGTTAGATAATAAGGGCACACAATTTTTGGATCAGGACTTTTCAAAGAGAATTAACATGCTACCTGTATCACAAGTGAAAGAAAACCCTACAATTGACA from Pecten maximus chromosome 1, xPecMax1.1, whole genome shotgun sequence includes these protein-coding regions:
- the LOC117330729 gene encoding acetylcholine receptor subunit alpha-like; its protein translation is MYLSPFLLIVLCGNAVDTTTMGNTTLLLQDLFQNYSIDLRPVEDQSKAVTVNINMDVISINDFDEVAGTISINVILYISWNDESLVWNSSSYGSTTSVTFHQNKIWLPEMFLCNPADSFLPISNKHFKVLVTSNGDVTWIPGALLMATCSPDVYKYPFDQQTCSFQLSPWGYSNQQVKLKIPSSTLLFTYFNMNSEWDVKASHTVLWSGSFDMAHFYITLERRHMNFLVSVVMPVIMLALVNPFVFILPFNSGERASYSITVLLAFTVYMTVVSDRMPASSQPMSYISYYLLSLVGISVTIVTVNIFQIRIYSKNDDDEPVPEWIKKVYFYTQNVFRGKKVNTSEQLDRPAGTDSKPYNWLDNKGTQFLDQDFSKRINMLPVSQVKENPTIDNEPMIPDKPQEFITWHMAAKIFDKMYFVFFLFVTVVITGSYFIIAN